GCCCGCGAGGGACGCGGCCCAGCCGGGCACGTGCAGCACCACCACGACCAGCGCCAGGGCGAGCCCGCCCAGCGCGGCGACCAGCAGGGCCGGGCCAGCGGCGGCGCTGACGCCCCGGTCGCCCTGCTCGGCGACGTGCAGCGCGGCGGCGACCGCCACGGGACCGACGGCCAGGTTCACGGCGGCGGTACGCAGGGTCAGCCCGGCGGCCAGCCCCAGCAGCCCGAACACGACCGCGTCGAGCAGCAGGGAGCGCAGCCCGTCGCCCCGCAGCGCGGCCGGGTCCTCCCGCCAGAGCAGGTACGCCAGGACGGCCAGCCCGGCCAGGAGCAGCAGCTCCCAGACGACGTGGACGGCGAACCGGTCGCGGCCGGGCTCGCCGTGCGCGGGGTCGTCGAAGACGTTCTCCAGGACGGAGGCGGGGATGCCGGACGAGGGCTCGGGGGACGGCTCACGCCCCGGTTCGTCGTGCCGCATGACGCCGCCTCCCACGTGGCCGCCCGTCCAGCCTGGTCCGACGCGCGGGCGGACCGGGGCGGCGTTGCTCTCCGGTCGGAGGCACCGTACCCGCGCGGGAGGCCGGGCGTAACCCCCCGGAATCAGCGTGGGCCGGGGCGGCCCTCCCGGCCGCCGGGCTCGCGGTCCTCGTCGTCCTCCTGCTCGGGAACCCGGCAGGAGCGCTCCAGCCAGAGCGCCGCCGCCACCAGCGCCAGCCCGGCGAGCAGGCCGGCGCCGGCGATCGGCCGGTCGTCCATCGCGGCGTCGGTGCGCTCCACGAAGAGCCAGCCGGTCAGCCCGGCGTAGAACCCGGTGAAGATCGCGCCGGCCAGCGCGGACGCCTTCGCCAGCACCACGAACCGGGCCACCAGCAGCGGGTTGACCGGCTCGCGGCCAGGCCTGCGCTCGATGCGGCCCCGGGTGTTGACGGCGGCGTACGCCTCCAGCACGGCCAGCGCGGCGAGGGTGACCACCGGCAGCCAGGGCAGCTCCGGCAGGTAGTCGTAGTAGAGGGTGCTGATCAGCAACCAGGCCACCGCAGCGGCGCCGAGGGCGGCCACCACGAGGGTGGAGATCCGGGTGGGGCCCATCCGGGACCGCTCGGGGCCCGTCCCGCCCGGTCGCGGGGACTGCGCCTGTGTCATGCCGGCCGGCTCCACTGGGTCATGCCGTCGACTCTATCGCCAGATCCGGCCGGGGGCGCAGATCCAGCGCGTCGTCGGCCACCGGGGAGGCATTGAGCAGGTCGGTCAGCCAGCCGTGTCCGGGCAGCCGCCCGTACGGCTGGAGGTCGATCCACGGCCGCAGCACGAAGGCCCGCAGGTGGGCCCGGGGGTGCGGCAGGGTCAGCTCGGGGTCGTCGCTGAGCACCGGCTCGTCGCCGTCGGCCCACACGGCGATGATGTCGACGTCCAGGGTGCGCGGCCCGAAACGCCGCTGCGGGTCGCGGGTGCGCCCCGCGGCGCGCTCCGCCGCCCGGGCCCGCTCCAGCCAGTCGTACGGAGTCGCGGCCGGGTCCTCGGCGAGCAGCACGGCGTTCAGGTACGCGGGCTGGTCCGCGTCCCCCCACGGTGGAGTCTCGTAGACGCCGGAGACCAGGAGCACGCTGTCGCCGAACGCCGAGACGGCGCAGCGCAGGTGGGCGAGCCGGTCGCCGAGATTGCTGCCCAGGGAGAGGACGGCGCGGGTCACCGGTCGCGCCGCCGCGTCATCGTCACGGCCACGTCGGTGAAGGCGTGCGGCACGGGCGCCTCCGGCTTGTGCACGGTGACCGTGGCGGCCTCGACCCGGGGATCGGCCAGGCAGACGGCCAGCAGCCGGTCGGCGAGCGTCTCGATCAGGTTGACCGGTTCGCCGGTCACCACCGCGACCAGCCGCTCGGCCAGTTCGCCGTAGTGGACGGTGTCGCCCACCTCGTCGGAGCGGGCCGCCGGGGCGAGGTCCATCTCCAGGACGGCGTCGACCACGAAGTCCTGGCCCTGGACGCGCTCGAAGTCGTACACCCCGTGCCGGCCGTGCGCCCGCAGGCCGGTCAGCTGGATCCGGTCGGTCATCGGTCTCCTCCGTGGTCGGCGGTGCGGTCCGCCCGTCCGGCGCCGGCGTGGGCCGCCCGAGCCCCACCGGTGGGCGTGGGCGCCAGGCGGGGCGCGCCCGTGGCCTGCCAGACGGCGAGGGCGTCCACGGTGGCCCGGACGTCGTGCACGCGTACGCCCCAGGCGCCGGCCGCCACCGCGAGCAGGCTGGTGGCGACGGTGGCCACGTCGCGGCCGTCCGTGGGGCGGGGGGTGCCGTCGGGATCGGCCAGCAGCCGCCCCAGGTACGACTTGCGGCTGGACGCGAAGAGCAGCGGGAAGCCGAGGTCCAGCAGCTCGGACAGGTGCCTGCTCAGCTCCCAGTTGTGCGCGGCCGTCTTGGCGAAGCCCAGCCCCGGGTCGACGACGATGCGGTCGGCGGCGACCCCGGCCCGCAGCGCCTCGTCGACGCGGCGGCCCAGCTCGGCGCGCACCTCGGCGACCACGTCGGCGTAGCGGGCCAGCTCCCCCATCTCGCGGGAGTGGCCCCGCCAGTGCATGAGCACCCAGGGGCAGCCGGCGTCGCGGACCACCCGGGCCATGGCGGGGTCGGCGAGGCCGCCGGAGACGTCGTTGACCACGGACGCGCCGGCGGCGAGGGCCGCCTCGGCGACCCGCGCGCGGGTGGTGTCGATGCTGACGGGCACGCCGGCGGCGGCCAGCTCCCGGATCACGGGGACCACGCGGGCCGTCTCGGTCTCCGCGTCGACCCGGTCGGAGCCCGGCCGGGTGGACTCGCCGCCGACGTCCACCAGGTGGGCGCCGTCGGCCCGCAGCCGCACGCCGTGTCCGACGGCGGCATCGAGGTCGGCGTACCGTCCGCCGTCGGAGAAGGAGTCGGGCGTGACGTTGAGGACGCCCATCACCACCGGGTCCGAGGCCCGTACCAGATCGGTCACGGCTAGACGGTACCGGTCGGCCGGAGCGCCCCGAGCGGGCCGGGTCGAGGGCGATGACATGCGCATTCGAACGGGTGTACGATCGGTCGTCCCGGTCGGATCGGGCAGACTCTTCGCGGCTTGTCGCAAACAGTGGGTGCCCGTACGCTTTGGAACTGCCCGGCATCGAGATGGCGAAGCCTGGAGGGAGGGCCGAAGCGGGAGATTCCGCCCAAAGCTCACCACCCTCCGTGGTGAGTAACGAACGCAGGGTCGCCGACGCTGCGCACAGGGAGCACCGTTCCCGCCAGGCATGCCTACTGCACCACCGCGGCGCCGCCGGCCGCGACTTGGGGAGGTTCCAGTGATCGCCATCGAGCTGATGGAGACGGCGACGTCCGCCGCCGCCCACACGCTCTCCGCCCTGGCGTCGACTCCACTCGCCGAGCCTGCGCCCAAGGGGATCGACACCGAGGGTGTCGTCACGTTCTTCGCCAGCAAGATCGCTCCGATCCTGCTGGCCGTGCTGGGCGTCATCTTCATCGGGCGCGCCAGCCGGGGTGAGATCTCCAAGGTCCTCACCAGCTCGGCGATCGCGATCGTCGGGCTCGCCTTCATCGCCGGAGCCGCCACACTCTTCTTCATCGGCGACTACCTGATCGACCTGATCTTCGAATAGGCGCGGGCACGAGATGCGGCTGCGCACCGACGACGACATCTACCGGGCTCGCCTGGTCTACCTCGGGCCGCCCGGCTACACCCTTCCCGTCCACCTGCCGTACGCCCAGTACGGGCTGTTCATGCTGCTCGTTCCCCTCTACATGTTCATCCACTGGCTGTTCACGTTCCAGGTCGAGCTCTTCCCCGCCTGGGAGATCGCGCTCGCCATCGTGAGCACCTCGTTCATCTTCCGGTACGTCGACCCGGACCGGCCCGCGCGCATGGTGATCCGCACCGCGCTGACCGACTGGCGGCGGACCCGGGAGCCGGCCGCGGAGCAGCGGGACCCCCGCCTGGTCGGCAGTCGGATCAGGATCCGGGAGGAACTGGCATGACCGGTCGCACCCCGACCAGGCAGTCGAACGACGCGGATGAGGCGGTCGCATGAATCGCAGTTCCACGCCGGGTTCCCCGGCAGGGCGTCCGGCCGTCCCGCACGGTAACCGTGCGCGGTCGTTCGACTACCCGGATGATCCAGAGACGGACGAGGTCGCCCTCGATCCGGCCCTGGTGACGACACCCGGGCACGGTGGCGTGGGCGTCTTCCAGGCCCCCCGCCCGGCGCCACGCCGGACGCCGCCGGCCGAGGCGCAACCCGCCGGCACCGGCGACAGCGCCGACATCGACTCGCCCTTCCTCGACCTGTTCGGCGGTACGCGCCCCGGCGCGACCCGGCCGACGGCGCCCCCGCAGCGGGCCGGCGGGCGGGAGCAACCCGCCATCGGGCAGCAGTCGGCGGCCGCCGCACCGGCCGCGCTCCCGCCGGCTCCCACAGCCCCTCTGTCGCCGCCCGCACGGGCGGGCCACGGGGCCGACGTCTACCGGACCGGCCACCCGGCCGACGCGGCCCACCGGGCGTCCCCGGGGGTCACACCGGCCGTCGAACAGCCCCCGGCCGACGCGTACGAGCCGCCCGCCCGACCGGCCAGGTCCCGGGTGCCGCACCAGTCCGGGGACCGGCTGCCCACGCTCCGCCCACCGGCGGAGGCGGAGGACGCGACGGCCGGTATGCCGCCCGTCGCGGCGGCGCCGCCGTCGTCCCACCCGGCACCTCTCCAGCAGCCGGCAGCGCTCGACCCGCCCGCGCCGGGCCCGGCGTCCGAGCCGGCGTCCCGCCGCACCGGGGAGCGCCCGCCGGAGCGGGCCGGCCGGGAGGTGGCGCCGCCGCGGCAACGCTCCGCCGGCCGGCGGAGCCAGCCCACCAAGCCCGCCCGGGTCAAGCCGCCGAAGATCAAGTTCGGGGACCGGGACCCGGCGGACGAGCTGGCCATCACCGAGATCGCCGGCCACCTGACCTTCACCCCCAACACCGTCACCGCCTGGTACTGGCTGCCGGAGGTGCGCTGGGCGTTCCGGCCGGACGCGGAACGGGAGGCGCTGCTCTCGGCGATCTCCGAGCAGTACGCCGGGCTGGCCGGCTTCCGACTGCACCTGCGGCGCACCACCCGGCCCTTCCCGGCCGACGAGTGGGCCCGCACCATCGACGCGCACACCGCTTCGCCGCTGCCCGACGTGCCCGGCACCGCCGGCTGGGGCGACCACCTCGTGGCCGCGCAGCGGCACCTGCTCTCGGTCAACCACGCCGAGGGGCAGACCTACCTCGGCGTCACCTTCGCCCGGCGCTCCCTCGGCGACTCGCTCACCGAGCGGCTGCTGCGCACCTTCGGCCGGGGTGTGGCCGAGGGCGAGCGCCGCAAGCTCGGCCGCACCGTCGAGCAGTTCGACGAGGTGCTGGGCGCGTTCGGCATGCGCGGCCGGCGGGTCACCGCACAGGAACTGGAGTGGCTGCTCTACCGCTCGGTGGCGCTCTGCATGGCGCCGCCCGGGCAGCTCTCCCCGCTCACCGACGGCAAGTGGGAACGCGGCGACCTGCTCGCGCTCACCGAGCAGGTCGAGCGCTACCGCACCCCGTACGGCTCGACCGTCAAGCTGGTCAACCGGATGACCGGCGAGGAACGGCACGTCGCCGTGCTGGCGGTCGGCCGGATGGAGCCGCTGGAGATCCCCGAGCGGCACGAGCCCTGGCTGCACTTCCACGAGCGGCTGCCGTGGCCGATGGAGCTCTCCACCCGCGTCGACATCCTCGGCTCCGGCGACTCCTTCCGTAACCTGGAGCACCGGCTGCGGATGATCCGCTCCCAGCAGCTCGACTACGCGGAACACGGCATCGACGCCCCGCCCGAGCTGGAGCGGCTGGCCAAGCGCGCACTGGTCATCGGCGACGAGATGACCACCGGGCTGCCGGTCGACTCGGCCCGCGCGCACGGCTGGCACCGGATCGCCGTCGGCGGTCGCAACCGCGAGGAGTGCCTGGAGCGGGCCCGCCGGCTGATCCAGCTCTACTCCCGCGAGCTGCGGATCTCGCTGCAGCACCCGAAGAACCAGGACTGGCTGGCCCGCGAGTTCATCCCCGGCGAGCCGATCGCCAACACCGGCTACGTCCGGCGGATGCCGGTCAACCTGCTCGCCGCCGCGCTCCCCCAGGCCGCCTCCACCGTCGGCGACCGGCGCGGCGACCTCATCGGGCGCACCGCCGGCACCTGCCGCCGGCCGGTCTTCCTCGACCTGCACTTCCCGATGGAAGTACGCGAACGCTCCGGGCTCGCCGTCTTCGTCGCCGAACCGGGCGGCGGCAAGTCCACCCTGCTCGGCGCGCTCGGCTACCTCGCGGCCCGACGCGGGGTCCAGGTGACGCTGCTCGACCCGTCCGGCCCGCTCGCCCGGCTCTGCGCCATGCCGGAACTGCGGCCGTACGCGCGGGTGCTGAACCTGACCGGCTCCGAGCACGGCACCCTGGCCCCGTACTCGCTCATCCCGACGCCGCTGCGCAGCGAGTTCGGCACCGGGGCCTCGGGCGACCGGGAGTTCGAGATCGCGGTCTCCAACGCCCGCGCCGAGCGGCGGATGCTGGTGCAGGACATCTGCATGATGCTGGTGCCCCCGCAGGTCGCCCGGGAGGCGTCCACCGCCACCCTCTTCCGGCACGCCGTACGCCAGGTGCCGGCGGAGGAGACCTCCACCCTGGACGACGTGGTCGCCTGCCTCAGCCAGCTCGACGACGACGCCGGCAAGGAACTGGCCAACCTGCTGCTCGACACCGCCGAGATGCCGCTGGCCATGCTCTTCTTCGGCCGACCGCCGGAGGGGCTGCTCGGCGCGGACGCCGCGCTCACCGTGATCACCATGGCCGGGCTGCGACTGCCCGACCTGAAGATCGAGCGGGAATACTGGTCCGCCGAGGAGGCGCTGGCCCTGCCGATGCTGCACACCGCGCACCGGCTCGCCGTACGCCGCTGCTACGGCGGCTCTATGTCGTCGCGGAAGCTCGTCGGCCTGGACGAGGCCCACTTCATGGAGGGGTGGCGCTCCGGGCGGTCGTTCCTGGTCCGGCTCGCGCGCGACTCCCGCAAGTGGAACCTCGCCGCGCTGGTGGCCTCGCAGAACCCGCGGGACATCCTCGGGCTCGACGTGCAGAACCTGGTCTCGACCGTCTTCGTCGGCCGGATCGCCGAGGACGCGGAGATCGCCTCCGAGGCGCTCCGCCTGCTGCGGGTGCCGGTCAACGACGGCTACGAGGCCACCCTGGCCTCCCTCTCCACCGCCGACGCCACCAGTGCGACCCGGCTCGGCTTCCGGGAA
The window above is part of the Micromonospora sp. M71_S20 genome. Proteins encoded here:
- the folB gene encoding dihydroneopterin aldolase; translation: MTDRIQLTGLRAHGRHGVYDFERVQGQDFVVDAVLEMDLAPAARSDEVGDTVHYGELAERLVAVVTGEPVNLIETLADRLLAVCLADPRVEAATVTVHKPEAPVPHAFTDVAVTMTRRRDR
- a CDS encoding DUF3180 domain-containing protein, with product MTQAQSPRPGGTGPERSRMGPTRISTLVVAALGAAAVAWLLISTLYYDYLPELPWLPVVTLAALAVLEAYAAVNTRGRIERRPGREPVNPLLVARFVVLAKASALAGAIFTGFYAGLTGWLFVERTDAAMDDRPIAGAGLLAGLALVAAALWLERSCRVPEQEDDEDREPGGREGRPGPR
- the folK gene encoding 2-amino-4-hydroxy-6-hydroxymethyldihydropteridine diphosphokinase, with amino-acid sequence MTRAVLSLGSNLGDRLAHLRCAVSAFGDSVLLVSGVYETPPWGDADQPAYLNAVLLAEDPAATPYDWLERARAAERAAGRTRDPQRRFGPRTLDVDIIAVWADGDEPVLSDDPELTLPHPRAHLRAFVLRPWIDLQPYGRLPGHGWLTDLLNASPVADDALDLRPRPDLAIESTA
- a CDS encoding ATP-binding protein codes for the protein MNRSSTPGSPAGRPAVPHGNRARSFDYPDDPETDEVALDPALVTTPGHGGVGVFQAPRPAPRRTPPAEAQPAGTGDSADIDSPFLDLFGGTRPGATRPTAPPQRAGGREQPAIGQQSAAAAPAALPPAPTAPLSPPARAGHGADVYRTGHPADAAHRASPGVTPAVEQPPADAYEPPARPARSRVPHQSGDRLPTLRPPAEAEDATAGMPPVAAAPPSSHPAPLQQPAALDPPAPGPASEPASRRTGERPPERAGREVAPPRQRSAGRRSQPTKPARVKPPKIKFGDRDPADELAITEIAGHLTFTPNTVTAWYWLPEVRWAFRPDAEREALLSAISEQYAGLAGFRLHLRRTTRPFPADEWARTIDAHTASPLPDVPGTAGWGDHLVAAQRHLLSVNHAEGQTYLGVTFARRSLGDSLTERLLRTFGRGVAEGERRKLGRTVEQFDEVLGAFGMRGRRVTAQELEWLLYRSVALCMAPPGQLSPLTDGKWERGDLLALTEQVERYRTPYGSTVKLVNRMTGEERHVAVLAVGRMEPLEIPERHEPWLHFHERLPWPMELSTRVDILGSGDSFRNLEHRLRMIRSQQLDYAEHGIDAPPELERLAKRALVIGDEMTTGLPVDSARAHGWHRIAVGGRNREECLERARRLIQLYSRELRISLQHPKNQDWLAREFIPGEPIANTGYVRRMPVNLLAAALPQAASTVGDRRGDLIGRTAGTCRRPVFLDLHFPMEVRERSGLAVFVAEPGGGKSTLLGALGYLAARRGVQVTLLDPSGPLARLCAMPELRPYARVLNLTGSEHGTLAPYSLIPTPLRSEFGTGASGDREFEIAVSNARAERRMLVQDICMMLVPPQVAREASTATLFRHAVRQVPAEETSTLDDVVACLSQLDDDAGKELANLLLDTAEMPLAMLFFGRPPEGLLGADAALTVITMAGLRLPDLKIEREYWSAEEALALPMLHTAHRLAVRRCYGGSMSSRKLVGLDEAHFMEGWRSGRSFLVRLARDSRKWNLAALVASQNPRDILGLDVQNLVSTVFVGRIAEDAEIASEALRLLRVPVNDGYEATLASLSTADATSATRLGFREFVMRDVDGRVQKVRVDVSYVDGLLDHLDTTPAAIAAAAGVLPAILPNMEA
- the folP gene encoding dihydropteroate synthase, whose product is MTDLVRASDPVVMGVLNVTPDSFSDGGRYADLDAAVGHGVRLRADGAHLVDVGGESTRPGSDRVDAETETARVVPVIRELAAAGVPVSIDTTRARVAEAALAAGASVVNDVSGGLADPAMARVVRDAGCPWVLMHWRGHSREMGELARYADVVAEVRAELGRRVDEALRAGVAADRIVVDPGLGFAKTAAHNWELSRHLSELLDLGFPLLFASSRKSYLGRLLADPDGTPRPTDGRDVATVATSLLAVAAGAWGVRVHDVRATVDALAVWQATGAPRLAPTPTGGARAAHAGAGRADRTADHGGDR